The Cyprinus carpio isolate SPL01 chromosome B8, ASM1834038v1, whole genome shotgun sequence genome segment TGTAATGCAATCATTTTTACATGAACTGTTCCCTCTTGGTGGAATGTTCTATCCAACTCAATTCAAGCAGCTGAgaccttagccatcttcaagaaatggctaaaaaaCATCTCAGTTTTTGCTGAGAAAATCTTTGTCACCAGATGAAAGTCTACCATTTCACCGAAAGTCGTAACACTTTGATTAAACATCGTgagattgaaatttaaaaaatctacgCATGGATGAATCGCTCACAATGAGAtctaacatgcatttagaaaatagtaaTGTCACTTTCATGTCACCTCAAGCACATTCTCACAAATGTTCCAAAATCACGAACCTGTTGTCCCAACAGCTTCCTCATAGCTTCCCTTAGCTCTCCTGTGCTTATTTCACCATCTCCATTTGTGTCAAACTGGAATACAtaacatatatttcatatttatttaatatttttatattacaatctTTTTAACTCTCCACTCACCTCTTTGAAAGCGTTTCTCAGCTCTTTAATGCCGATCATGTCTGCTGTCTCTGCTAGGAGTTTAGGTCCCATCAACCCTACAAAGTCCTCGAAATCCACATGGCCACCTACTAAGAAAAATCAACTGATGTCAATATTTCGTCATGAAAAGACGTGACAGATAAAATAATGGCTGTGCGCACACAGAAGCTTACAGTTCATGTTGATTTGTTGGCTCAGTTCTATTAGTTCCATCTCGGTGGGCATGTAGCCCATAGTTCTCATGCAGTTCCCCAGGTCTTTACAGCTGATAAAGCCATCTTTATCTTTATCAAACTCCTTAAACGCTTCTCGTAACTCTCACTCgtcaaaacaaaccaaacacatGAATGGCATGTTAACACAcactaataaaaaacaagttaaatGAACCATGAGGTCTAATGAAACAATCTAGGAATGTTTTTAGTATTGTAGTTTCAGCTTATACAGGTTTAAAGAAGTTAAACAAACTATTAAATTTGAGTCATCTTAAAACAACAGATTGAAAAACTTACCATCAATCTCTTCAGGTCTCAACTCTCGATTCTGTAACAAAAAAGACGAGGAAGAAATAGTCAAAACAACACCAGCAAAGGTTGAATTTTAAAGACATAGCACCCAAAAATTTTAGTTCCTCACAAAAAAATACAGGCCATCCAGGAAATGAAGCTCTTCTGGAGATGGATCCATTACTAGAAAACCTTTAACCAATGGTGCATCCAAACCAGTCATAGTGGCCATTGTTATACACTTCTAGTTGTTCAGAGTCACTCAACGTGTATTTAGGACTCGTTTGATAGCGTTAAGAAAGAGCAATATTGCGTTACAAAAAAGTGAGGTGGTCCTGGTCACATGGCAATGGCATTTCTCCAGCGTCACAGCTAAGTGAACAAATCCCTGcaagtgtgagagagaaaaaaatctgtcTTCACCTAACAGTGACAACCTTTAAAGGCGATggaggaaagagagggagaaagatggAGAACAGAAGCTGTAGCATTCACCACGGGGGGAAGAAAGGAGTATAAACATGCAGGCTTTACTGACGTAAGACCAtgatattcacacacacacacacacatgcaaaaacatgcaaCCTAAATTGTAGACCAAAACAAAGGAGCAGCAATTTATGTGACGTAAATGCGTACGCCTACACGGCAGCATGCAGAATAAGAAAAGCTAAATTGCTTATGTAAGTATCATCAAACATTCCAGGGCAAAGCCACACAGAAGCAAGTCTTTTGTGGACTGTATTTACAGTAAAGCATCATTCACAACGTGCATGACATTGCAGTAGATCTGTATTAGTGTTTGTGTATCtaaatcacattttgtttgtttggcatATGCATAGCACTTAGATGCATATTTAGGGTTATGAGTGACCTGGGACCCCATTTCATCCCCTCTACTACATTCACTTTGTGGTTTTAGAGCCCTCAGTATTTCTCAGcctttattattatgaatagtGGAACAatcaaaaattcacaaaaaatgaaataaataaaaaccttatgaaataaaacaatattaaattatatacaagtatTTTATACATTTGGCAGCATGTgtgcaatttaataataataattaaaaaatctaaattcaaaataatgttatctccaagatatatatatgtatatatatatatatatatatatatatatatatatatatatatatatatatatatataataattgtaataaaaaatcacattattttatcagatacaataaaatacaatacaatattgtgaattttattacaattaaaaatagttatttccaatgtaaatataatttagatgtaacttattgctgtgatggcaaagatgaattttcagcagtcattaatacagtcttcagtgacacatgatctttcagaaatcattctaatatactgatttgctgcttaataaccatttcttatcattacgaatgttgaaaacagctgtgctgctaaataattttttgaaaaatgtgatacatattttttttcaggattctctgatgaatagaaaagttcaTAAGAATAGCTTTTTTAGcatcttttgtaacaatttaaaagtctttactgtcacttttaagcAATTTTATGCATCATTGATGAAAAAAGAAGGTATTAATTTCtagcctatgaaaaaaaaatatatgatattacCCAAAATATATGATATCAATGACTGATGAAACACATATGCATTAAAGGGTTAAAAGACTTGCAATGATacgtatttttatgtattttatgtatatacattttattacgACCACCTGGTTTTCTGGTCATTTAATTTTAGATACAATATGTCTGTGCTTTGATTCCATGTCCCAGAAAGCCATGTCTCTGTATAgctcaaaaatatattatatggcCATTGCCCCAAAAATGTCCCTCCTTCATTTTTCTACCTTATCTCTCTGTGTAAAATATCAGAGAATAGCTCATGATGTGTTAGATCAGGAGCTTATAACAGCCTCACTGACAGAAACACTTTGTTAATGAGGTTCCTAGAAACATTTAAAAGGAACATGTTCATATACCTGTAAGCACACAAATCACAACAATAAGGATATGTTAACTTCTAATTCAGCATTATTCTCGCTGTTCTCTGCATTGGGTGTCACAGTTAAATCTTATACACAAAATCATCCATTAAGAACACAAAGTCAAGTCTGTATATTCATTTCAACATTGCTCTTAGCCATAACACAAACGCATGAACTCACAAAGCATTGCTTATGTTATTTATGCCTATTTATTCACACAGCCATATGTGTTGTGAATGTCACAGAGAAAGGGCTGTATGTCTATGTGTGAATTTGCATGagtgagaaagacagacagagaaagaaagcattcccattaataaaaataagcaatcCAGCCAACATTTTCCATTCATTCATCATAACAGTTTACTGAACACATTGTGTTGACTGGCTCTTCAGATCTATACACTCTCACAGCGACTATAAACAGAGAGGAAGGGAAAGCGAGAGTGAGACAGATACAGAGAGAGACAATAAAAACACCaaagaaatagaaaatacattATCTGGTTTAATAGCATTGGGAAACGAGATCATTCAGCTAATGCACTCAGTCTCATTGTGTAAGCCATGGGATATGGGAAATATGTATTGCAGTTTGGGAAAAATAAGtcagaaatgtgttttatcaaaaaaataataataataataataataaaaccctgGTTTAtagattcagagagagacaaattATATAAACTTTTAGAACTAGAGAAGTATCAATATGTatgaattatatacatatattatacacacacacacacacacacacacacacacacacacacacacacatatatatatatatatatatatacacagaggGTAAATCCAGCACAGGGAACAGGAGGTTGACACACGTACATCACTTGTAGACCCAacagagacagactgcacagactaGGACTAGGATGATTACCAAACACAGGTGCACAGAATGACTAATTAACTaaacgaggacaggaacatgaccaaataagggaatACTTTAAAGTATTTAAGTTATGGTCTTCATTGGGATTTTTCTGTAGTCAGCTTTAGATATGTCTGTTGGACTGTTCCGTGCTGTGTTTTGCCCCTATTTCTGTTCCTGtgttcccttatttggtcatgttcctgtccttgtttagttaattagtcATTCTGTGCACCTGTGTTTGGTAATCATCCTAGTCCtagtctgtgcagtctgtctctgtTGGGTCTACAAGTGATGTACGTGTGTCAACCTCCTGTTCTCTGTGCTGGATTTATCATCTGTGTTGGATGCAATTAAAGTTGCATACTTTCGATTATCCATGGCTCTGTGTTCCTTCTGGCAGCATAACGTGACAAGATgtttattacactgtaaaaagtgataacTTGCAAAATGTCACCTTAAAGAGATATTTTTATCTGATGTaaccaatataaatatttttttgttataatttaatgtgtttaggttggtattaattaatattttgacttgAATTAAACCAGTTAATTTACATGCTACCAATAATGTCTGCTGAGTGcactacttattttatttatagcgaattataaaagaaaaaaaataaatgcatgtaattaaaacaatatttaataattttactatttacacactttaaaatttcaaaaggttttttttaaacactactgccatagaagaaccatgaGGTCCTTACACActgagtgcttttttttttttttttttttttttttgaatttgtcatCCTTTTCTATATCAAAATGCGAGCCTGATCCAAAAATTTTTATGACAGACAAAAGTTTCAGAGGCAGCGtttaaacgtgattgacacaacgtgaggtattttttttttttaacgtgcaaAAATTTCAGACAAGAATTTCTGATTTAGAGGGGCCTGAAGCcgcgttcagactgcacgattttagcccagtttttggctcgccgacaggttttgagaaatcggcgacaaatgcccgaaatcacaggcaaatcggtgctcgttcacgTGAGTAACAATCAGGCAGCAtgaatgagcaaagacgcgatctgagagaatcaCTGACAAATCTCCGACGCCcatgagatatttggcatgcttaatatctggacctgtcgtcgattcaaaatcatgctgtgtgaaaagtgttctgactgaaaagtACATCAGCGATAaccgacagccaatgagagagcaagatacagagcagcggggagttggggaggagttatagaccacaatatcagcaagcatggctttgTTTCAGAAAAAGGCTTCTTCTCGGTTTATTTGGACCCAAGAAATTGAAGAAAAATTAGTCgaaatttggcaggagcacccgtgtctgtttgacgtttcatctgagctagcccagtctcacgtgagaactccggtcttgcatgcttgatatcgcgttgtttccttgtcacatctcgtgtgggtttggttgtgaaacgtagtttgcatgccagacagagttgtcggcgattcttcctattgtaaagtcatgcagtgtgaaaccttccgtcgccgatccatcgtgcagtgtgaacacagcagcgactgaatgctggccgagatagtcatgcagtgtgaaaacaacagtgacctgactactttgaaaatcgtgcagtctgaactcggctttaggttccccaaagaacctttcagttaaTAGTTcctaaaagaaacatttttttcttcttagcatgaagaacattttaataatctaaagaacctttttacacaatgaaaaataaaataaataaaacctttagtGCAATGGAACAGTTCCATTATTATTAAAGGTACCTTATCAAAgcataaatgccaataaagaacatgCATTTATATGATATTAGATTGGAACACATATCAAAGCCTAAATTCCAATAAAGaacatatgtttatgtttttagattataacattataacatcaaTATGCCTGCCCATTCAAAACATGCTATGGTGTCTTTATGTcgctatatggttgctaaggaATTCTGACTGTTAAGAAATCAAAAGAGCACAGTCAAGATCTTAAGTTcctctttcaattttttttctgtcatgtgaaaattgggtaacactttagatttgGGAACAAATATAAgagtttaattattttgaaatgtatataaatgtattcatatatattactatttttgatgtttttgaaagaagtctcttctgctcatcaagcctgcatttatttgatcaaaaatacagaaaaaaacagtaatattgtgaaatattattacaacttaaaataatagttttctatttgaatatactttaaaaaaataatttattcctgtgatgcaaagctgaattttcagcatcattactccagccttcaatgtcacatgtaacatccagtctatcacatgatcatttagaaatcattctaatattctgatttattatgagtgttggaaacagttctgctgtctaatatatttgatgaataaaaggttaaaaagaactgcatttattcaaaataataaaaaaaatctaataatatatattctaataatatattttctttactatcactttttatcaatttaacacatccttgctgaataaaagtattgattttatttaaaaaaaagaaagaaaaaaaaattactgaccccaaattactgaccagtagtgtatattgttattacaaaatatttatattttaaaaacatagcttcttattttttattttttttaatttttattcatcaaagtatcctaaaaaagtatcacatgttctgaaaaaatattaagcagcagaactgtttccaactttgataatgaatcatcatattagaatgatttctaaaggatcacgtgataatgatcctaaaaattcagctttacatcacagaaataaatgataatttaaagtataataaatttaaaaaacaattatttttaaattgtaaaaatataacacaatattacattttttttctgtatttttgatcaaataaatgcaggcttgatgagcagaagaaacttctttcaaacacattaaaaatagtaatgtttccaaacttttgacctgtactgtatatatatatattatatatattatatatatatatatatatatatatatagtaagttgctgcttattgatagtatgTAAGGTAGTTCTTGTAGTTGTGATTAGGTATTAGTTAAGGGATATGGTCATGtttgtagaataaggcattaatatgctTTAAGTATTAACAAATAGCCAAAaggctagtaatatgcatgctaataagcaacttaaTTGTGTTCCTAAgtctaaagtgtttttgaaaattgTAAGTCTGATCACTAATATCACTTCTACACAAGCAGCATTTTGATCATTAATATTGTGCAGCACTCAGAACCATTACATCAGGAAACCGACGAGAACCAAGACATATGCAAATGAGAATAACTGGGACACCTttcaaaatgcaaattcactcccgTCCTTTGTTTTACGAGCAAAATAAAATTTCCAGGCCTCCACAATCATTATGTTGTGTTAGTCAGCATTCATGGAGGCTTTGAGATTATTCAAAGATTTCCCTGAAAGCCTGATTTCATACAAAGACCGCATACCCagataatacaaaaatatgaaggtCTTAACTGATAATTAAAGCTAAAACTAGGTCACTCAGTGAACTGTGGCAACAGAAAAATGGGGCACAAAAAATGGGGCTTGGATCTCAAACACACTGGgagaaaacatcataaaacaagagaatttttaaactatttgctaaaaatgtttcTTCTGTAAGTGTAGAAATAGGGTAATGAAAGGCTCTTTCTGTAAATTCACTGTTGAATCtattttattaatcttatatGCACAGAGGACAGGCCATGGTTTAAGATAAAttgtgatataataataaaaaaaagctaaagctCTGCAAAAAGGACAGAGGAAGGTGTAAATGGGAAACtgtctgagtgtgtttgtttagAGGATGGGAGGAGAGTGGCTCTCATTCAGACATGCATATTACCATTCTCACAGCTGGAGGCCTGGTTTCTAATCCAAACAATCTTTTATACAGACAGCTAAACATaccgcacacactcacactcacacacataactTCAGATTGTGCACACTTTGTTTCAGTCCTGCATTGACAGCCTTCATTGTACGTGTTTTGAAGTACCTTATAGATCTGTGATTCTCTGCTGGTTTTCTTTCCACTTAAAAATGTCCTTAACATAGAATGGGCTTCAAGAAAAACTGACAATACATTTTGTAGATGGTTTCTATGTGCCATGCTCTCAGCTGTAGATCTACAAATACTGATTTTGTATTACTGATACTGAATGAGtgctttattgcatttatttagatagGAGGACAAAGAGGAAATCACAGAAGAGGAGATTTGGGCCTGGAAAGTCCCGTAAAATTGGAACTCAAACTCACAACAACCTAGAAGCAGAACCAATTTTTAGCTGCTTTATTTTTGGTTACACAATAAAAAACTTATCAATAGAATATGACAATATagtaacacttcagtatagggaccaattatctctattaactagttgtttattagtatgcTTATTATTACCATATTGCCATGTATTAATAAAAGAGTAAATATTGGTACAAAATATCAGTCAAACTGACTCTATTTCTATGCTTGGCAGTCAATAAGTAACCATTCAAAATGGTCAGCAAACTCAGCAAAAAGCATGCTTATCCTTGCTGTAAGTCAACCTGTTTTTAATGATGTCTGGTTTGTATCTTCTTTTATCCTGAATAGTTGTGTTGACTGTTTCTTAGAACACAAGTTGTCATTCTCTTTTCGAACACACTGTTAATAAagaacaaagattattggagtatagGAATATATTGGAGTATGTTTCTTTACAAGAAAATtcattctttctacttcaaaaatgtgtttaattcaatgtgttacttgctatttctttgtaattatttgtaagaCTAAAAATAGTGATTTCTTTACAAATGGACTCCAATAATCcctttttttcagtgaatcataACAGACCCACAATTCATTTTTCAGTTgcaacccaccagttgagaactaTTGCAACTAAATACCATAgtacatgaatatggtaatcatatCAAAGTTCGATGGTATACCATCTGAGTACACAAGGTTGCTATTGTGCAACTGTCCTTGTCCTTTATTGTGAGCTTAAAAGTATTCATAAACCTTTCAGAAATGTCATAGCCATGCTTTTATATGCAAGCCATGACTATGACATCAAAGCTTATTGAGTGGATACAGAGGCCAATTAATGATGCTTCTGTTTATGCTTCTCGGTTATCTGTGACACAAagataaatgttattttctggCTCTTGTTTTGTTCCTTACgaatctctttctctcacacacaggtgcatctttTTATCTGTCATGTTCCATCCATCTCTATTTTCCCCTCGTTTTTCTCCATGAGATGATTCATCCCAAGGAACAGCTTCAGGGGCAGAAGCCCTTCTCTGCCTCTTCTCCTCTGATATGTTGGTTTTATTTATCCCTCCATCCCCTTTTCAAGCTCGCTGTGAACTTCAGTGTGCAACCTACTTTTAACTGTCACCTCTCATCCTGTCAGCAGACACAGTCACAAGATCACCATGCACTCAAACACACCCCCActgcaatgcaatgcatattATCACACAATATCTTTCATAATCCTTGAATGTACACCTGTTTCCACCTGTACACAAAAATATgcataggcaaaaaaaaaaaaaaaaaaaaaaaatttcaacagcAAAAGCAGTTCCTAAGGTCATATTATTGTGCATTATTGTAACAGAATAAGACTTGGGAAAGAGGATTACTTTAAAGCACTGATTTCCAAGAAGGGGGCCATTAGGCAGTTTCTAGGGGATAGTTGTtggaaatatttagattttttttatttattttttttaaatagatgacatttattctttttcttttcccgCTAAACAATATTGACTATAATATCATTTGTTATGAAAGGATATTTTAGCCTTACAGATGGGGTTGACAAAGACATAAAAGTTGGGAAACACTGTTTTAAAGAACATATGCTCTAAAATAAGACATGAGAAAGAAGAATTAAAATGGCGAGAGAGACCTGTGAAAGTGTGAAGAGATGAAGGCATTTAATCAACCTATAAACACTTCTTGACTGAGAGAATGAGCTCATTTATTCAAGATATTCatttgtcacatacatgattatatagagaatatataaccagcagtgaaatgtgagtcaacTGTATTTATCACTGTAAGTCAACTAATGATGTACAATCAATACACAATAGATGAACCTAAAGAGCACTGCCCACATAATAAAATCTGATAATGTTTAAAGCTGACATGACATGaaaattcatgtttcattttttggAGCTGTAATTCTTAATCAGAATGTTGAAAAACTGTGAAATGACAGTTTAAATGTGCTGGACTTCTTCAATCATTTAGCTCACTTAAACCCTTTCTTACAATCAGttgcaagcttgcattcagaaCTGCTTCAATTTGTccagtatgttaataatatgcatgttaataagcaactagttaatagtgagaattagtccctaTACTTAAGTATTACAGAGATTTGGTGCCATATTCATCTCTTTTCAAAGTATTTCTTCATTTTACCCAAACTCAATGTTAACATGATAAACtgaatgaaaagtctgtcatgaTGATAAAAGAGTTTGCATATTCCAGCATCTTGGGCTGTAGACAAGGAAACGCTCTGGATGGATAGCTAGTGatattatataaatcaaaataGCCTGCAAAACAAAGATAAGTTGTTgcacattcatatatatacacactggcTACAATATTGACACTAGATCCATTCAATTTCCTTCTTCTTTTCATCTTCACACCCTCACTTTCAAGTATCTGGTTCTTGATCTCCCAGAAGAGCATGGCAAGGTCATTGTAACCTCAAAAAACACATCAGTAAGAGAAAAGAAGGAAGGGCGTGTTTGACAGTAGACACAAAAACATATCAGAGGAACGACACAGATGCACAAAGAGGTGTGAGACTAAAAATAGCACTAAAGAGAAGTGAAGCCCATATCTGGTTTAACATCTACAAGGTTTATGGAGGGAAAAAGTTGCACTGTCATCCA includes the following:
- the LOC109077892 gene encoding calcium-binding protein 1-like isoform X2, whose product is MATMTGLDAPLVKGFLVMDPSPEELHFLDGLYFFNRELRPEEIDELREAFKEFDKDKDGFISCKDLGNCMRTMGYMPTEMELIELSQQINMNLGGHVDFEDFVGLMGPKLLAETADMIGIKELRNAFKEFDTNGDGEISTGELREAMRKLLGQQVGHRDLEDILRDIDLNGDGHVDFEEFVRMVSR